Part of the Sulfitobacter alexandrii genome, CCGTGCAAGGGGCGTGCCGGTGGAGGCGGAGACCTGTCCGCATTACCTGTTCATGACGGTGGACGTGCTGGACGGCGAGAATCCGGCGCGGTTCATGTGCTCGCCTCCCCAGCGGACGACGGACGATCAGGAAGCCCTTTGGGCGGCGCTGGCGGACGGCACCCTGCAACTGGTCACGTCGGATCACGCCCCCTACCGGATGGACGATACGGGCAAGTTCGTGCACGGGCGCGATGTCGCCTTCAACCGGATCGCGAACGGGATGCCGGGGCTTGAAACCCGGCTGCCGCTCATGTTCGACGCGATGGTCAGCCGCGGCCGCGCCGGGCTGGAAGCCTTTGCCGAGGTGACCGCCGCGGCGCCCGCCCGCGCGTTCGGGCTGGACCGAAAGGGCCGGATCGACGTCGGCTGCGATGCGGATATCGTGATCTGGGATCCGAAGCGGACGCAGACCTACGGCGCAGACGACCTGCATGACAACGTGGGCTACAATCCCTTTGAAGGGACAACGGTCACCGGCCTGCCGGTGCACGTCCTGTCGAGAGGCGAAACGCTGGTCAGGGACGGGGCGCTCGAGGTGACGGCGGGCAGAGGCACCTGGCAGCCCATGGTCTGGCGCGACTGACGGTTCCTGCCCCGGTGGCGGATCCACGCCGCCGGGCCGGATGACGCGGATCGCGCTGCGGCGGTTCCGGCAGGTCTGGGCATTGCAGAAAACAAGAAGGCGGCACCCGGGAGGAGGATGCCGCCATTTATGTGCGCCGGTCCGGGAGGAGGAGAAGACCGGCTACAGGTCGGATATAGCGCTAACGCTGCGGCTGCACAATAGACGCGCCATGCAATTTCTGCATTGCGGCATTGCATCCGTGGCGGAGTTACACCGCCTCCACAGCGATGGCGATGCCCTGTCCGACGCCGATGCACATGGTCGCCAGCGCCTTCTGCCCCGGTTCCAGACCCAGCATCGCAGATCCGGTGATCCGCGCGCCGGACATGCCCAGGGGATGACCGAGCGCGATGGCACCGCCATTGGGGTTCACACGGGCGTCGTCGTCGGCGATGCCAAGGTCGCGCAGGGTGGCCAGCCCTTGTGAGGCGAAGGCTTCGTTCAGTTCGATGACCGAGAAATCCTGCTGCTTCAGTCCGAGCCGCGCCATCAGCTTTTTCGACGCGGGGGCCGGACCCATGCCCATGATGCGCGGCGGCACCCCGGCGGTGGCACCACCCAGCACCTTGGCAATGGGTTTCAGCCCATGTTTCTCGGCGGCCTCGGCGGAGGCGATGATCAGCGCGGCGGCGCCGTCGTTGACACCCGAGGCGTTGCCCGCGGTGATCGTGCCGTCCGCCTTGACGAAGGGTTTGAGCTTTTGCAGCGCTTCCGCCGTGGTGTCGGGGCGGGGATGTTCGTCCTGTGACACAACGACCGGGTCGCCCCTGCGCTGCGGGATGCTGACCGGGACGATCTCTTTGGCGAGGCGTCCGTTTTCCATGGCGGCACCGGCCTTGTGCTGTGACCGCAGGGCAAAGGCGTCCTGATCCTCGCGGGCGATGCCGAAATCTTCGGCGACGTTCTCGGCCGTCTCTGGCATGGAATCGACGCCGTACTGGGACTTCATCAGCCTGTTCACAAAGCGCCAGCCGATGGTGGTGTCGAAGACCTCGTTGCTGCGCGAAAAGGCGGCGTCGGCCTTGGGCATCACGAAGGGCGCGCGCGACATGCTTTCGACGCCACCGGCGACGATCAGATCCGCCTCCCCGGCGCGGATCGCGCGGGCAGCGGTGATGATCGCATCCATGCCCGACCCGCACAGGCGGTTGATCGTGGCGCCCGGCACCGCATCGGGATAGCCGGCCAGCAGCAGCGACATGCGCGCGACGTTGCGGTTGTCCTCGCCCGCCTGATTGGCGCAGCCGAAAAGCACTTCGTCGATGGCCGACAGGTCCATGTCGGGGTTGCGGTCGGCCAGCGCCCTGAGCGGGATCGCCCCGAGGTCGTCCGCCCGGACGGAGGACAGTGCGCCGCCGTAGCGGCCGATGGGGGTGCGGATGTAGTCGCAGATATAGACGTCGTTCATTCCAGATCCTTTGGTACGTTCAGGTCGGCCACCTGGCCTTCGGTGTGCAGGGTCGCGCCCGTGACGGATTGCAGCGCTTCCATGTCGAGGCGGGGCAATTTCTCGCGCAGGACAAAGCCGCGGTCGGTCACGTCGATCACCGCGAGCGACGTGTAGACGCGTGTCACGCAGCCCACGCCGGTCAGCGGGAAGGTGCAGGTTTCCACCAGTTTGGGGCCGCCGTCCTTGGTCACATGGTCGGTGACGACCGCCACCCGGCGCGCGCCGTGCACCAGATCCATCGCGCCGCCCACGGCCGGAACCCCCTTGCTGCCCACGCGCCAGTTGGCCAGATCACCGTTCTGCGCGACTTGGTAGGCGCCCAGCACGGCAAGGTCGAGGTGCCCGCCCCGGACCATGGCGAAACTGTCGGCGTGGTGAAAGAACGCGGCACCGGGGTTCAGCGTGACCGCCTTCTTCCCCGCATTGATGAGATCCCAGTCCTCTTCGCCTTCCGCCGGCGCCTTGCCGAAGCCGAGCACGCCGTTTTCGGTGTGGTAGGTCACGTCGCGGCCCTCGGGCTGGAACTTGGCGATCATCTCGGGAAAGCCGATACCGAGGTTGACGTATGATCCGTCCTCGATGTCCTGCGCGGCGCGCCACGCGATCTGCGCGTTGGACAGCTTGTTCTTCATGATGTCGAAATCTGCCATCAGTGCACCACTCCCGCGCGTACCAGCACTTCTTCCTGTTGGGGGTCGGCCACCTCGACCACGGCATCGACGAAGATGCCCGGCGTGATGACCTGTTGCGGGTCGATGCAGCCGGGGCGGCCCAGCTCGCTGACCTGCGCGATGGTCACGTCCGCGGCCATGGCCATCAGCGGATTGAAGTTCCGCCCGGCCATCCGGTAGGTCAGGTTGCCCACGGTATCGCCCATCTGTCCCTTGATGAGCGCGAAATCCGCCTTGAGCCAGCGTTCGCGCACGTACATCTTGCCGTCGAAT contains:
- the pcaF gene encoding 3-oxoadipyl-CoA thiolase: MNDVYICDYIRTPIGRYGGALSSVRADDLGAIPLRALADRNPDMDLSAIDEVLFGCANQAGEDNRNVARMSLLLAGYPDAVPGATINRLCGSGMDAIITAARAIRAGEADLIVAGGVESMSRAPFVMPKADAAFSRSNEVFDTTIGWRFVNRLMKSQYGVDSMPETAENVAEDFGIAREDQDAFALRSQHKAGAAMENGRLAKEIVPVSIPQRRGDPVVVSQDEHPRPDTTAEALQKLKPFVKADGTITAGNASGVNDGAAALIIASAEAAEKHGLKPIAKVLGGATAGVPPRIMGMGPAPASKKLMARLGLKQQDFSVIELNEAFASQGLATLRDLGIADDDARVNPNGGAIALGHPLGMSGARITGSAMLGLEPGQKALATMCIGVGQGIAIAVEAV
- a CDS encoding 3-oxoacid CoA-transferase subunit B yields the protein MKNKLSNAQIAWRAAQDIEDGSYVNLGIGFPEMIAKFQPEGRDVTYHTENGVLGFGKAPAEGEEDWDLINAGKKAVTLNPGAAFFHHADSFAMVRGGHLDLAVLGAYQVAQNGDLANWRVGSKGVPAVGGAMDLVHGARRVAVVTDHVTKDGGPKLVETCTFPLTGVGCVTRVYTSLAVIDVTDRGFVLREKLPRLDMEALQSVTGATLHTEGQVADLNVPKDLE